A DNA window from Methylobacterium sp. NMS14P contains the following coding sequences:
- a CDS encoding phosphatase PAP2 family protein: MRAPGNLRQNRLIEPALAVWLRLRLNEVGPLVALLCLSILGYGFFYLAHEVGEGSTAALDRRILLALRNPADLADPIGPPWLEESMRDITGLGSVFTVLFLTCAVAAYLGVSGRRRIGLYVLAAVGSGELVSTVLKIFYHRPRPDLVPHGMEVFTASFPSGHATMSAIAYLTLATLIARVERNRRAKALVLALGVSVTLLVGISRIYLGVHWPSDVLAGWCIGAAWASLCWFVALQLQRHGEVEAPDPPPPA; encoded by the coding sequence ATGAGGGCGCCGGGCAACCTGCGGCAGAACCGGCTGATCGAGCCCGCCCTGGCGGTGTGGCTGCGGCTGCGCCTGAACGAGGTCGGACCCCTCGTCGCCCTGCTCTGCCTGAGCATCCTCGGCTACGGGTTCTTCTACCTCGCCCACGAGGTCGGCGAGGGCTCCACCGCGGCCCTCGACCGGCGGATCCTGCTCGCCCTGCGCAACCCCGCCGATCTCGCCGACCCGATCGGGCCGCCCTGGCTCGAGGAGTCGATGCGCGACATCACCGGGCTCGGCAGCGTCTTCACAGTGCTGTTCCTGACCTGCGCGGTGGCGGCCTATCTCGGCGTGTCCGGGCGCCGGCGCATCGGCCTCTACGTCCTCGCCGCGGTGGGCAGCGGCGAGCTGGTCTCGACGGTGCTGAAGATCTTCTACCACCGGCCGCGGCCGGACCTCGTGCCCCACGGCATGGAGGTGTTCACGGCGAGCTTCCCGAGCGGCCACGCCACCATGTCGGCGATCGCCTACCTGACCCTGGCGACCCTGATCGCCCGGGTCGAGCGCAACCGCCGCGCCAAGGCGCTCGTCCTGGCGCTCGGGGTGAGCGTGACGCTGCTGGTCGGCATCAGCCGCATCTATCTCGGCGTGCACTGGCCGAGCGACGTCCTGGCCGGCTGGTGCATCGGCGCGGCCTGGGCCTCCCTGTGCTGGTTCGTCGCCCTGCAGCTGCAGCGCCACGGCGAGGTCGAGGCGCCCGACCCGCCGCCGCCCGCCTGA
- a CDS encoding Gfo/Idh/MocA family protein yields the protein MADDTRLSRRNLLAAGGALAGAAVGGGAQAAPPAPAVPADTGAVQGGRVMFPNWRGTGDRPPASSPAPQPPGQRVGYCVVGLGRLSLDEILPAFGESKRARLAAVMSGSPDKAKLVARQYGLPDDAVYGYDAWDRLKANPDVQAVYIVTPNGVHRDNVVAAAAAGKQVLCEKPMAVTSDECREMIAACAKAGVKLMIAYRCQYEPHNRAVIKLARSGEFGRPRLIQAFNGQTTGLPEQWRLRKALAGGGSLPDIGLYCLNTARAVLGEEPNLIQAQTHSPPDDPKYREVEETASFTLHFPSGVIAQCLSSYGVYEARSLTLHTGTASVDLQNAFAYQGQRLYIGHRDGKNAARDEKVLSPKNQFALELDHFARCIQENLRPRTPGEEGLQDQVLMEAIYEAARTGAPVKVGPPAGAGSGLDVTRGPEPEEPG from the coding sequence ATGGCGGACGACACCCGGCTCTCACGACGCAATCTCCTCGCGGCCGGGGGCGCCCTGGCCGGCGCCGCGGTGGGCGGCGGCGCGCAGGCCGCCCCGCCGGCGCCCGCGGTCCCGGCCGATACCGGCGCCGTGCAGGGCGGACGGGTGATGTTCCCGAACTGGCGCGGGACCGGCGACAGGCCGCCCGCCTCGAGCCCGGCGCCGCAGCCGCCGGGCCAGCGCGTCGGCTACTGCGTCGTGGGTCTCGGGCGCCTGAGCCTCGACGAGATCCTGCCGGCCTTCGGCGAGAGCAAGCGCGCCCGCCTCGCGGCCGTGATGTCGGGCTCGCCCGACAAGGCGAAGCTCGTGGCGCGGCAGTACGGGCTGCCGGACGACGCCGTCTACGGCTACGACGCGTGGGATCGGCTGAAGGCCAACCCCGACGTCCAGGCTGTCTACATCGTCACGCCGAACGGCGTGCACCGGGACAACGTCGTGGCGGCCGCCGCGGCCGGCAAGCAGGTGCTCTGCGAGAAGCCGATGGCGGTGACCTCGGACGAGTGCCGGGAGATGATCGCGGCCTGCGCGAAAGCCGGCGTCAAGCTGATGATCGCCTACCGGTGCCAGTACGAGCCCCACAACCGGGCCGTGATCAAGCTCGCCCGCTCGGGCGAGTTCGGCCGGCCCCGGCTGATCCAGGCCTTCAACGGCCAGACCACGGGACTGCCGGAGCAGTGGCGCCTGCGGAAGGCGCTGGCGGGCGGCGGCTCGCTGCCGGATATCGGGCTCTACTGCCTGAACACCGCCCGCGCGGTTCTCGGCGAGGAGCCGAACCTGATCCAGGCCCAGACCCACTCGCCGCCGGACGATCCCAAGTACCGCGAGGTCGAGGAGACGGCGAGCTTCACCCTCCACTTCCCGTCCGGCGTGATCGCCCAGTGCCTGTCGAGCTACGGGGTCTACGAGGCGCGGAGCCTGACCCTGCACACCGGCACCGCCTCCGTCGATCTCCAGAACGCCTTCGCCTACCAGGGCCAGCGCCTCTATATCGGCCACCGCGACGGCAAGAACGCCGCCCGGGACGAGAAGGTCCTGAGCCCGAAGAACCAGTTCGCCCTGGAGCTGGACCATTTCGCGCGGTGCATCCAGGAGAACCTGCGGCCCCGCACGCCCGGCGAGGAGGGGCTGCAGGACCAGGTCCTGATGGAGGCGATCTACGAGGCCGCCCGGACCGGAGCGCCGGTCAAGGTCGGGCCGCCCGCCGGCGCCGGCTCCGGTCTCGACGTCACGCGCGGGCCGGAGCCGGAGGAGCCGGGCTGA
- a CDS encoding radical SAM protein has translation MPPSPAPAVQTRDRPEQPGGAAPARAARLWRPRRVLVMPAALEHVHGRAMLARAEALGLPIERLPSNRLPSPREPDPRRAYAAAKATLALTVAPPTKLRLQPIPPSADWRFDLAEGCPAHCQYCYLAGSLSGPPVTRAYANLAAILGNLADYAGRGAVTSASAERAQEGTTFEASCYTDPLGIEHLTGSLSAAIRHFGAWDAPVQLRFTTKFAAVEPLLDLPHNRRTRIRFSVNPRAAAHYEGGTDPLDARLAAMAAAARAGYPVGLTVAPILPVPGWEDAYAGLIRAAADALAGVPDLDLTAELITHRFTPGSKAVLRGWYPGSDLPLDEAERVEKRTKFGSVKHVFPKPLMQAMRAHLTACLARDLPTARILYWT, from the coding sequence ATGCCGCCCTCGCCTGCCCCGGCCGTCCAGACCCGCGATCGCCCGGAGCAGCCCGGCGGTGCGGCGCCCGCCCGCGCGGCGCGCCTGTGGCGCCCGCGCCGGGTGCTGGTGATGCCCGCCGCCCTGGAGCATGTCCACGGGCGGGCCATGTTGGCCCGCGCCGAGGCGCTGGGCCTGCCGATAGAGCGGCTGCCGTCCAACCGCCTGCCGAGCCCGCGCGAGCCGGATCCCCGCCGGGCCTACGCGGCCGCCAAGGCGACCCTCGCGCTCACGGTCGCGCCGCCGACCAAGTTGCGGCTGCAGCCGATCCCGCCCTCGGCCGACTGGCGCTTCGACCTCGCTGAGGGCTGCCCGGCCCATTGCCAGTACTGCTACCTCGCGGGCTCGCTGTCCGGGCCGCCGGTGACCCGCGCCTACGCCAATCTGGCGGCGATCCTCGGCAACCTCGCGGACTACGCGGGGCGCGGCGCGGTGACGTCGGCCTCCGCCGAGCGGGCGCAGGAGGGGACCACCTTCGAGGCGTCCTGCTACACCGATCCCCTCGGCATCGAGCACCTCACCGGCTCGCTGTCGGCGGCGATCCGGCATTTCGGCGCCTGGGACGCGCCGGTGCAGCTGCGCTTCACCACCAAGTTCGCCGCGGTCGAACCGCTCCTCGACCTGCCGCACAACCGGCGCACGCGCATCCGCTTCTCGGTCAATCCGCGGGCGGCCGCGCATTACGAGGGCGGCACCGATCCCCTCGACGCGCGTCTCGCCGCCATGGCGGCGGCGGCGCGGGCCGGCTACCCGGTCGGCCTGACCGTCGCGCCGATCCTGCCGGTCCCGGGCTGGGAGGACGCCTACGCCGGCCTGATCCGCGCCGCCGCAGACGCGCTGGCCGGCGTCCCCGATCTCGACCTCACCGCCGAACTCATCACCCACCGGTTCACGCCGGGCTCGAAGGCGGTGCTGCGCGGCTGGTATCCTGGCTCGGACCTTCCCCTCGACGAGGCGGAGCGCGTCGAGAAGCGCACCAAATTCGGCTCGGTGAAGCACGTCTTCCCCAAGCCCCTGATGCAGGCGATGCGCGCCCACCTCACCGCGTGCCTCGCCCGCGACCTGCCGACGGCGCGGATCCTGTACTGGACCTGA
- the flgF gene encoding flagellar basal-body rod protein FlgF: MQNALFVGVSSQMALQRELDVIANNMANVSTTGFKARNTRFEEYLMPVASADSFARPDRRLSYVIDQGTTLDLGQGPIEQTGNPLNVAVKGSAFIAVQSPQGERYTRNGAFELDAQGTLVTSDGYKVVGEGGPISINPQETGLAIGPDGTVSTNLGIRGRIKLVTFASPQRLTNEGTNLYASPEPARPAGIDGRLEPESLERSNVRPVIEMTRLMDVNRSYAMVSSMISRLDDLRGTAIRRLADVA; the protein is encoded by the coding sequence ATGCAGAATGCCCTCTTCGTCGGCGTGTCGAGCCAGATGGCGCTCCAGCGCGAGCTGGACGTGATCGCCAACAACATGGCGAACGTCTCGACCACGGGCTTCAAGGCGCGCAACACCCGCTTCGAGGAGTACCTGATGCCGGTGGCGAGCGCGGATTCGTTCGCCCGGCCCGACCGGCGCCTGTCCTATGTCATCGACCAGGGCACCACCCTCGACCTCGGGCAGGGCCCGATCGAGCAGACCGGCAACCCGCTCAACGTCGCGGTCAAGGGCTCGGCCTTCATCGCCGTGCAGTCGCCCCAGGGCGAGCGCTACACCCGGAACGGCGCCTTCGAACTCGACGCGCAGGGCACGCTCGTCACCAGCGACGGCTACAAGGTCGTGGGCGAGGGGGGGCCGATCAGCATCAACCCGCAGGAGACCGGCCTCGCCATCGGCCCCGACGGCACCGTGTCGACCAATCTCGGCATCCGCGGGCGGATCAAGCTCGTCACCTTCGCCAGCCCGCAGCGGCTGACCAACGAGGGGACCAACCTCTACGCCTCGCCGGAGCCCGCGCGGCCCGCCGGGATCGACGGGCGCCTCGAGCCCGAGTCGCTGGAGCGCTCCAACGTCCGCCCGGTGATCGAGATGACCCGGCTCATGGACGTGAACCGGTCCTACGCCATGGTGTCGAGCATGATCTCGCGCCTCGACGACCTGCGGGGCACGGCGATCCGCCGCCTCGCCGACGTCGCCTGA
- a CDS encoding 2'-5' RNA ligase family protein produces MTDAAPLILTLAFDEPTFARFDGERRRHFPEALNRIPAHATLFHHLPGDRERGVIEAITALARTVPPPEVAVTGLRFTGRGVAYALDSDALARFRARLAQEFAAHLTAQDRQGWRPHVTVQNKVLPDRARALHADLSAGFAPFRFTAPGTLLWRYRGGPWDAVARLPFGENA; encoded by the coding sequence ATGACCGACGCGGCCCCCCTGATCCTGACGCTCGCCTTCGACGAACCGACCTTCGCGCGGTTCGACGGCGAGCGGCGCCGCCACTTCCCGGAAGCCCTGAACCGCATCCCGGCGCACGCGACGCTGTTCCACCACCTGCCGGGCGACCGCGAGCGGGGCGTGATCGAGGCGATCACCGCGCTCGCCCGCACGGTGCCGCCGCCGGAGGTCGCCGTGACCGGCCTGCGCTTCACCGGCCGCGGCGTCGCCTACGCGCTCGACTCCGACGCGCTGGCGCGGTTCCGGGCCCGTCTCGCGCAGGAATTCGCCGCCCACCTCACTGCCCAGGACCGGCAGGGCTGGCGCCCGCACGTCACGGTGCAGAACAAGGTGTTGCCGGACCGGGCCCGGGCGCTGCACGCCGACCTGTCGGCGGGGTTCGCGCCGTTCCGCTTCACCGCGCCCGGCACCCTGCTCTGGCGCTACCGCGGCGGCCCCTGGGACGCCGTCGCCCGCCTGCCTTTCGGAGAGAACGCCTGA
- the flgG gene encoding flagellar basal-body rod protein FlgG, which produces MRALYSAATGMAAQELNVQVISNNIANLRTTGYKRQQVHFQDLLYQNMRRAGASTSQQNTQLPAGLSLGSGVKTTSTARVMSQGTLSSTEKDYDVAIRGDGFFRVTLPDGRTAYSRDGSFDLSAQGQLVTRDGYLLDPAITVPQNATSVTISATGAVQANIPGQTAPQALGQFQLSRFVNKVGLESIGDNLFVETAASGQAISGLPGADGFGNLQQSYLEEANVNAVTEISSLIAAQRAYEMNSKVVTAADQMLSTTTQMFRS; this is translated from the coding sequence ATGCGCGCCCTCTACTCCGCCGCCACCGGCATGGCGGCCCAGGAACTCAACGTCCAGGTCATCTCCAACAACATCGCGAACCTGCGCACCACCGGCTACAAGCGCCAGCAGGTGCACTTCCAGGACCTGCTCTACCAGAACATGCGCCGGGCCGGCGCCTCGACCTCGCAGCAGAACACCCAGCTCCCGGCGGGCCTCAGCCTCGGCTCGGGCGTGAAGACCACCTCGACGGCCCGCGTGATGTCGCAGGGGACGCTCTCCTCGACCGAGAAGGATTACGACGTCGCGATCCGCGGCGACGGGTTCTTCCGGGTGACGCTGCCGGACGGCCGGACCGCCTATTCCCGCGACGGCTCCTTCGACCTCTCGGCCCAGGGCCAGCTCGTCACCCGCGACGGCTACCTGCTCGATCCGGCGATCACCGTGCCGCAGAACGCGACGTCCGTGACGATCAGCGCCACGGGCGCCGTGCAGGCGAACATCCCGGGCCAGACGGCGCCGCAGGCGCTGGGCCAGTTCCAGCTGTCGCGCTTCGTCAACAAGGTCGGCCTCGAGTCAATCGGCGACAACCTGTTCGTCGAGACCGCGGCCTCCGGACAGGCGATCAGCGGCCTGCCGGGGGCCGACGGCTTCGGCAACCTCCAGCAGAGCTACCTGGAAGAGGCGAACGTGAACGCCGTCACGGAGATCTCGTCGCTGATCGCCGCGCAGCGCGCCTACGAGATGAACTCGAAGGTCGTCACCGCCGCCGACCAGATGCTCTCCACCACCACGCAGATGTTCCGCAGCTAA
- the flgA gene encoding flagellar basal body P-ring formation chaperone FlgA, with product MYAGMHPDPLDPDFETLDLPRIAAGDGGDISPIVRRVPPRVMPLGAAVILRAVLAFLTFAVLGALAIPAMARAEGLRLRGDVTARGDVLTLADLVEGAPERLGTRPLFRAPALGATGTIQTRRILDAASALGLSGLETGGRLQIAVQRAARRLGPPEIEAALKRSLEAAYGLNVRTIAVRFDGDGPTLLAPVDLEGQVAALDLTYDPRTRRVAGLVSLGERQASLRVSGVVVELREVAVLTRNLNRGEPLKEGDVALEQRPRDSVAPDAQGSATTILGEVAQNTLAAGTVLRVTDTAPPELVARGENVTIVYETPSISLSMRGLSNDSGRMGAVVNVVNVASKKILQATVIGPGRVSVSPSPAAQQAAAAPVQATASLR from the coding sequence ATGTATGCCGGCATGCATCCCGACCCGCTCGATCCCGACTTCGAGACCCTCGACCTGCCCCGCATCGCCGCGGGCGACGGGGGCGACATCAGCCCGATCGTGCGGCGCGTCCCGCCGCGGGTGATGCCCCTCGGCGCCGCCGTCATCCTGCGCGCGGTGCTGGCCTTCCTGACCTTCGCGGTCCTCGGCGCCCTGGCGATCCCCGCCATGGCCCGGGCGGAGGGCCTGCGGCTGCGCGGCGACGTCACCGCCCGCGGCGACGTCCTGACGCTGGCCGATCTCGTCGAGGGCGCGCCCGAGCGCCTGGGCACGCGCCCGCTGTTCCGCGCGCCCGCCCTCGGCGCGACCGGGACGATCCAGACCCGCCGCATCCTCGACGCGGCGTCCGCCCTGGGCCTCAGCGGCCTGGAGACCGGCGGACGGCTGCAGATCGCCGTGCAGCGCGCCGCCCGCCGCCTCGGGCCGCCGGAGATCGAGGCGGCGCTCAAGCGCAGCCTCGAGGCCGCCTACGGGCTCAACGTCCGCACCATCGCGGTCCGCTTCGACGGGGACGGCCCGACCCTGCTGGCGCCGGTGGACCTCGAGGGGCAGGTCGCGGCCCTGGACCTGACCTACGACCCGCGGACGCGCCGCGTCGCGGGCCTCGTCAGCCTCGGCGAGCGGCAGGCGTCGCTGCGCGTCTCCGGCGTGGTCGTGGAGCTGCGCGAGGTCGCGGTGCTCACCCGGAACCTCAACCGCGGCGAGCCTCTGAAGGAGGGCGACGTCGCCCTGGAGCAGCGCCCGCGCGACTCCGTCGCCCCCGACGCGCAGGGGAGCGCCACGACCATCCTCGGCGAGGTCGCCCAGAACACGCTGGCGGCCGGCACCGTGCTGCGGGTCACCGACACGGCCCCGCCCGAGCTGGTCGCCCGCGGCGAGAACGTGACCATCGTGTACGAGACGCCGAGCATCAGCCTGTCGATGCGCGGCCTGTCGAACGATTCCGGCCGGATGGGCGCCGTCGTCAACGTCGTCAACGTCGCCTCCAAGAAGATCCTGCAGGCCACCGTGATCGGCCCCGGCCGCGTCTCGGTGAGCCCCAGCCCCGCGGCTCAGCAGGCCGCCGCCGCCCCCGTCCAGGCGACCGCCTCCCTGCGCTGA
- a CDS encoding glutathione S-transferase family protein, producing the protein MGLLVDGIWRDQWYDTAATGGRFERKASVFRNWVTADGSPGPSGAGGFRGEPGRYHLYVSLACPWAHRTLIGRALKGLEDAISVSVVDPHMGAEGWVFGDAPGATPDPIHGARRLYEVYLAADPSYSGRVTVPTLWDRERATIVSNESAEILRMLNDGFGGTGPDLYPPDLRAEIDAVNARVYDRVNNGVYKAGFATKQEAYAQAFEALFAELEALEARLDRSRYLCGQRLTEADIRLFTTLVRFDAVYVGHFKCNKRRIADYPNLSNYLRDLYALPGVAPTVNLTHIKRHYYESHPTINPTGIVPLGPELDFALPNDRALRFAG; encoded by the coding sequence ATGGGCCTCCTCGTGGACGGCATCTGGCGCGACCAGTGGTACGACACCGCCGCGACGGGCGGCCGCTTCGAGCGCAAGGCCTCAGTCTTCCGCAACTGGGTCACCGCCGACGGGTCGCCCGGCCCCTCCGGCGCGGGCGGCTTCCGCGGCGAGCCGGGGCGCTACCATCTCTACGTGTCCCTGGCCTGCCCCTGGGCGCATCGCACGCTGATCGGCCGCGCCCTGAAGGGGCTGGAGGACGCGATCTCCGTCTCGGTGGTCGACCCGCACATGGGCGCGGAGGGCTGGGTCTTCGGCGACGCGCCGGGCGCGACGCCGGACCCGATCCACGGCGCCCGGCGCCTCTACGAGGTCTACCTGGCCGCCGACCCGTCCTACAGCGGCCGCGTCACCGTCCCGACCCTCTGGGACCGGGAGCGCGCCACCATCGTGTCGAACGAATCCGCCGAGATCCTGCGGATGCTGAACGACGGCTTCGGGGGCACCGGCCCCGACCTGTACCCGCCGGACCTGCGCGCCGAGATCGACGCCGTGAACGCCCGCGTCTACGACCGCGTGAACAACGGCGTCTACAAGGCGGGCTTCGCGACGAAGCAGGAGGCCTACGCCCAGGCCTTCGAGGCCCTGTTCGCGGAACTCGAGGCGCTGGAGGCGCGCCTCGACCGGAGTCGCTACCTCTGCGGGCAGCGGCTGACCGAGGCCGACATCCGGCTGTTCACCACCCTGGTGCGGTTCGACGCGGTCTATGTCGGGCACTTCAAGTGCAACAAGCGCCGGATCGCCGACTATCCGAACCTGTCGAACTACCTGCGCGACCTCTACGCGCTGCCCGGCGTCGCGCCGACCGTGAACCTCACCCACATCAAGCGGCACTATTACGAGAGCCACCCGACCATCAATCCGACGGGGATCGTGCCCCTCGGCCCGGAGCTGGACTTCGCCCTACCGAACGATCGGGCCCTGCGGTTCGCGGGCTAG
- the flgH gene encoding flagellar basal body L-ring protein FlgH: MARRTVLNPLAAALIAGALGACNTADRLSQVGATPALSAIEDPTSQPGYKPVRMPMPDVQPVSYAPNSLWRTGSRAFFKDQRAAKLGDILTVKVKVTDQANISNETKRSRANTESFGLPNALGLENNAVGKSFGVGSTALLSATSATANDGAGSVQRTESVTTNVAAVVTQVLPNGNLVVEGKQEIRVNFEVREMIVAGVVRPEDIESDNTIDSAKIAQARIAYGGRGQITDVQQPRYGQQIVDILLPF, translated from the coding sequence ATGGCCCGTCGCACCGTCCTGAACCCGCTCGCCGCAGCCCTGATCGCCGGCGCGCTCGGGGCCTGCAACACCGCCGACCGCCTCTCGCAGGTCGGCGCGACCCCGGCACTGTCGGCGATCGAGGATCCGACCAGCCAGCCGGGCTACAAGCCGGTGCGGATGCCGATGCCGGACGTGCAGCCGGTCTCGTACGCCCCGAACTCGCTGTGGCGCACGGGCTCCCGCGCCTTCTTCAAGGACCAGCGCGCCGCCAAGCTCGGCGACATCCTGACCGTGAAGGTCAAGGTCACCGACCAGGCGAACATCAGCAACGAGACCAAGCGCTCCCGGGCCAACACCGAGAGCTTCGGCCTGCCCAACGCCCTGGGCCTGGAGAACAACGCGGTCGGCAAGTCCTTCGGCGTCGGCAGCACCGCGCTGCTCTCCGCCACCTCGGCCACCGCCAATGACGGGGCCGGGTCGGTCCAGCGCACCGAATCCGTCACCACGAACGTCGCCGCGGTGGTGACCCAGGTCCTGCCCAACGGCAACCTCGTGGTCGAGGGCAAGCAGGAGATCCGGGTCAATTTCGAGGTGCGCGAGATGATCGTCGCCGGCGTGGTGCGGCCGGAGGACATCGAGTCCGACAACACGATCGACTCGGCCAAGATCGCACAGGCCCGCATCGCCTACGGCGGCCGGGGCCAGATCACCGACGTGCAGCAGCCGCGCTACGGCCAGCAGATCGTCGACATCCTGCTGCCGTTCTGA
- a CDS encoding alginate O-acetyltransferase AlgX-related protein, producing the protein MAAGRESVHVGRDGWLFLTGGTNRVMDRYRGGLRHWLLLRGWTRLIRARARRAEGLGIRCLHVIVPEKLSVYDDKTDGLRYAPGKASTRRLARSLARDPAYLDLLAPLRAARNGPVPLYLRTDTHWTAQGCLLAYRAIMRALGAIPPADIGARPGIVSDQLMDLGEKLPERPRERLERFMLQRDATRVETGPLLAAYEAEGRDREVHVGAHVVYRNASPAADPRRLVLFGDSCAHFDPFLLTGLLAESFSEVHFVWSSSLDWAYIERVRADILLFELAERFLAKLPKDDFDVAVAGQRGTGGRLAKLRTGGLDAVGRGATPQ; encoded by the coding sequence ATGGCTGCAGGCAGGGAGAGCGTACATGTCGGCCGCGACGGCTGGTTATTCCTCACCGGGGGGACCAACCGGGTCATGGACCGGTATCGCGGCGGCCTGCGGCACTGGCTGCTGCTGCGCGGCTGGACGCGGCTGATCAGGGCCCGCGCGCGGCGGGCCGAGGGCCTCGGCATCCGCTGCCTCCACGTGATCGTGCCGGAGAAGCTGTCGGTCTACGACGACAAGACCGACGGCCTGCGCTACGCCCCGGGCAAGGCCTCGACCCGGCGGCTGGCCCGGAGCCTCGCCCGGGACCCGGCCTATCTCGATCTCCTCGCCCCGCTCCGCGCGGCCCGGAACGGGCCGGTGCCGCTGTACCTGCGCACCGACACCCACTGGACCGCGCAGGGCTGCCTGCTGGCCTACCGCGCGATCATGCGGGCGCTCGGGGCGATCCCGCCGGCCGATATCGGCGCGCGTCCGGGCATCGTCTCGGACCAGCTCATGGATCTCGGCGAGAAGCTGCCCGAGCGGCCGCGCGAGCGCCTGGAGCGGTTCATGCTGCAGCGCGACGCGACGCGGGTGGAGACCGGGCCGCTTCTCGCCGCCTACGAGGCGGAGGGGCGCGACCGGGAGGTGCATGTCGGCGCGCATGTCGTCTACCGGAACGCGTCACCGGCGGCCGATCCCCGCCGGCTCGTCCTGTTCGGCGATTCGTGCGCCCATTTCGACCCGTTCCTGCTGACCGGGCTGCTCGCCGAGAGCTTCAGCGAGGTGCACTTCGTCTGGTCGTCGAGCCTCGACTGGGCCTATATCGAGCGCGTCCGCGCCGACATCCTGCTGTTCGAGCTGGCCGAGCGCTTCCTCGCCAAGCTCCCGAAGGACGATTTCGACGTGGCCGTCGCCGGCCAGCGCGGGACCGGCGGCCGCCTCGCGAAGCTCCGGACCGGCGGCCTCGACGCCGTCGGCCGCGGGGCGACGCCTCAGTAG
- a CDS encoding PilZ domain-containing protein: MIERRRTARRRVCLGGQLRVAAFLPEIDCTVRDVSLDGARIRLPAGAVLPDCVELFIPCRGEARRAFVAWRAGESVGLGFAETRAATEPEAVARRLAASEAEVARLRAALLDGNSPEPGRVH, encoded by the coding sequence GTGATCGAGCGCCGCCGCACTGCCCGACGCCGCGTCTGCCTGGGCGGGCAGCTGCGCGTCGCGGCCTTCCTGCCGGAGATCGACTGCACGGTCCGCGACGTGTCCCTCGACGGGGCGCGCATCCGGCTGCCGGCGGGGGCCGTGCTCCCCGATTGCGTCGAGCTGTTCATTCCCTGTCGCGGCGAGGCCCGGCGCGCCTTCGTGGCCTGGCGCGCGGGCGAGTCGGTCGGCCTCGGCTTCGCCGAGACCCGCGCGGCGACGGAGCCCGAGGCGGTCGCGCGCCGGCTCGCCGCCAGCGAGGCGGAGGTGGCGCGTCTGCGCGCCGCGCTCCTCGACGGAAACAGCCCGGAGCCGGGTCGCGTTCACTGA